In gamma proteobacterium HIMB55, the genomic stretch TTCGCGAATCGATGTCTGCAAGTGCCTGCGAGTCCGTGTTAGCACAAATGAAATCCACACCCTCGATGTCGTGTTCGATCATGTGACGGACAGCGTTACCGCCACCACCACCAACACCGATGACTTTGATTACCGCGTTCTGCGGTGCGTTATCTACTAGTTCAAACATAGTCTTTCTCCCCGTTTGAAATTGTCCGGTTGCCCGGCTTTCCCCTTAATTCAGAAGTTGCGACCAAACCAATTGCGCAACCCTCCCAGCAAACTGCTGGCCTTCTGACGGTCCGCGGATAACTGCGCACCTTCATGAAGTTCTTTTGCACCCGACAGCAACAGGCCTACCGCTGTTGCATAGATCGGGTTTCGAATGATGTCGTGCATGCCGCGTGTGTACTGCGGCGCACCTACCCGTACGGGCATATGAAAAATCTCTTCAGCGAGCTCAACCACGCCTTCCATCTTGGAAGTGCCGCCCGTGAGCACTACGCCTGCTGGGATGAGCTCTTCAAAACCGGAGCGACGAATTTCGCCCTGAATCAGCGTGAATAGCTCGTCATAGCGTGGCTCAACCACCTCGGCTAACGACTGGCGAGACAAGTCGCGCGGTGGACGATCACCAACGCTGGGGACTTTGATCGTCTCTTCAGGGCCGGTGAGCTGTGCAAGCGCGCAGGCATATCGGATTTTGATTTCTTCCGCGTGTTGCGTAGGCGTGCGTAGCGCCATAGCGATATCACTGGTTACCTGGTCTCCGGCTACTGGAATGACACCCGTGTGGCGGATTGAACCCTCAGTGAAGACCGCGATATCCGAGGTACCACCACCGATATCCACCATGCAAACACCCAGGTCGCGCTCGTCGTCAGTAATGACCGAATAACTGGAGGCCAACTGCTCGAGCACAATACCGTCCACCTCGAGTCCACAGCGCTGAACACACTTTTCGATGTTCTGCGCCGCCGTTTCCGCACAGGTCACTAAATGGACTTTTGCTTCGAGACGCACACCTGACATACCGAGCGGCTCTTTGATGCCACCCTGATTGTCGATCACAAACTCCTGCGGGAGAACATGAAGAATCTTTTGGTCGGCGGGAATGGCAACCGCCTGGGCCGCGTCAATAACGCGCTCGATATCGGCGCGCTCTACCTCGCGGTCTTTGATCGCCACGATGCCATGCGAGTTCATCGATCGAATGTGGCTGCCTGCGATTCCCACGTAAACGGAATGGATTTGGCAGCCTGCCATAAGCTCCGCTTCTTCGACTGCTCGCTGGATGGCATTGACCGTAGACTCGATATTGACCACGACACCCTTCTTTAAACCTTTTGATGGGTGTGACCCGATGCCGACAATATCGATGGTGCCATCGGTATCGATTTCACCAACCACCGCTACGACCTTGGATGTTCCGATATCCAAGCCAACGATCATGCGCTTTTCTTCAGTCGCTGCCATTACTGGCCTCCTTGCTGTTGTGACACGGCTGTCACCGCAAACTTCTGTTTTTTGCGAAGCACTGCGGCTCCGCTTTCGTATCTAAAGTCGATTCTTGCAATCGAGTGGTTCACGCTTTCACGCTCGCTTTCGAGAAGTGCAACAAACCGGCGTACCCGCTTGGCGAAATCTTTATCGCCAAACTGAACTTCAGTACCGTCGGTTAACTGGGCCGAGATTTGCTTCAGCCGATCTTCATTGAGCGCCGCAACTGAGAGGCCGTGTGGCGTGAGCAGCATCTGGAAGAGTTTGAATTGCTCTATGAGTACAGGTGGCTCGCTATGCTCGCTCCACAACAGCGGCAGATCGTCGTAACGTTCAAATGTTTCACCGTCGAACACATCGCCGTACTGATTGATATAAGACATGACGCCCCAACGAGCGATCGGCGTCTGCTCTGTCACATGCACGCGAATAGTGCCAGGCCACTCGCGGCGCACATTTGCATCAAATACCCAAGGAAGCGTCTCCAGCTCGTCGGCAATAGCCTTAAGGTCGGTGAGTAAGAAGCCATCTGCCACGCGCGGCGTCAGCACCGCCTCTACGGTGTCGCGTGGTACGTGACGCATCTCACCTGTAATGGCAATTTGCTGCACAGGCATATCGGTCGCACGTTGCGTCAACAGACCCACTAAAGCCGCAACCACAACGAGTGAAACAGCCAAAGTTATTCGCTTGACGCTCTGTACGAAGCGCTCCCAGCGCGACAGCGTTCTAGGGGATGCTGTCCTGGAGACGTTACGCGCCATACTGCCCCTCCACTGATTCGGTCCTTTCAGCAATATCAGAATCAGACTGAGCGCCAGCCTTTGAACTGCATCTTGAAAGCGAGGCCTGATAAATCTCAGCAAGTAAGTCGACAAAACTAATGCCGGCTGCCGCTGCGGCCTTGGGCACCAAGCTGTGCTCGGTCATCCCGGGAATGGTATTAACCTCAAGGAGCTGCCAGCCGTCTTCACCGCGCATAACATCAACGCGCCCCCAGACTTCAGCGCCCGAGGCGTCAAATGCGCTCAACGCCAAGGCCTGAAGTTCCGCCGACTCAGCGGTGGTTATCGGCGCTGGACATTCAAAGAGGGTTTCACCCGAAACGTACTTGGCATCAAAATCATAAAACGTTGTTGCCGGCGTAATCTTGATCGGCGGTAGCGCCTTACCGTTCACAATGGCAACAGTGAACTCCTCACCGGCTATTAATGCCTCAGCCATTACCGCTACCTGCGACTTAGCTGCGAGTTCGAGAGCTTGCTCAAGTTCGTCTGCGTCGTTGGCGATGGACATGCCAACAGAAGAGCCCTCGGATACCGGCTTCACAAACACCGAATCCAGGCGCTCGATGACTGCAGAGAGGTCGCTGTTCCTATCGATCAGCTCAAAGCCAGGCGTTGGCAACCCTAGGCTTCGCCAAACAAGTTTGGTTTTTGCTTTATCCATGCACAAAGCGCTGCCGAGCACGCCTGAGCCGGAATACGCCACGCCCAAGCTATCGAGAAGGCCCTGCACGCTGCCATCTTCGCCACCAACACCGTGAAGTAGATTAAAGACAAATGTCTCGAGCGGAAGATTGTGATGCCAACCAGTGGCGGCGGTATCGAGACGCGTCACCACTGCACCCGCATCCGCCAGTGCATCTGCCACAGCGCCACCACTTTTGAGTGATATCGCGCGCTCAGCGGAGTTACCGCCCATCAGCACAGTAATGCTCTTTCCACTAAAGACCTGACTCATACCAAGGCCTCCAGGGATGATGTCTCCGACAACATTTTCGAGAGGCGACCGATATTGCCCGCCCCCTGCATGATCAGAACGTCGTCATTAACGAGAAATTTGCTAAGTCGTGCCGCAAGCTGACCGTTATCCGAGAGCAACACCGGATCAACGAAGCCCGCCTGCCGGATACTTCGCGCCAGTGAACGGCTATCGGCACCGACAATCTCATCCTCGCCCGCAGCGTAAACATCGAGTAGAACCAGCGCATCCACCGTTGATAGCACGTCGACAAATTCGTCGTAGCAGTCCCGTGTGCGACTGAAGCGATGTGGTTGAAACACCATGACAAGGCGCTTACCCGGATAGGCTTCTCGAGCGGCATTAATGGTCGCCCGAAGCTCCGTTGGATGATGCCCATAGTCATCGACTAACAGCGCCGACCCGTTATCCCAAGTCACATTCCCCAAGACCGAGAATCGACGGCCCACGCCCTCAAAGGACGCGAGGCCTCGCGTAATAGCCTCGACACTGACACCCAGCTCGCTACAAACCGCCACTGCTGCAGATGCGTTTAGCGCATTGTGAACCCCGGGCATCGGGAGGCTCAACGACAGGCTATCACCCGCGGATTTTCGGTGCAGCGTAAAGCTACTTTCAAGACCAGAGTAAGAGAGACCCTCAAGCCGGAAATCAGCGTCATCAGCGAAACCGTAAGTAACGACTTGTCGCGTAACCGATGGAAGTAACTCCCGAACGCCTGGGTCGTCGAGGCACACAAGAGCGACACCGTAAAACGGTAAATTTTGGAGAAACTCAGTGAATGCTTGGTAGTAAGCCCTCTCATCACCTTGGTAGTGCTCCATGTGATCGGGCTCTACGTTGGTTATGACTGTCATCATGGGTAAGAGGTGAAGGAAGGAGGCGTCGCTCTCATCCGCCTCGACAACCAAATAATCGCTTGCACCCAGCTGTGCGTTGGAGCCCGTATTGTTCAAAACGCCACCGATCACAAACGTGGGATCCATCTCGGCTTCCGCCATTAGTGACGCGATAAGGCTCGTGGTTGTTGTTTTTCCGTGAGTCCCGGCAACCGCAATACTAAAGCGGTAACGCATCAGCTCCGCCAACATCTCAGCACGGGGCACAATCGGAATACGGCTCTCCCGGGCGGCGATAATCTCAGGGTTTTTCTCGTTAATCGCGGAGGACACGACCAGCACGTCTGCATCTTTCACATTGGATGCGCGATGGCCAATCGCCACCTCAACACCTAACGATTGCAGGCGACTGATCACGGGACCGTCGGAAATATCAGAACCTGAAATGGTGTAATTCAAGCCAGCGAGAACCTCGGCGATACCACTCATGCCTGAGCCGCCAATACCGACAAAATGAATTCGCTGAATTCGACGCATCATCGGTTCGCGGAGAGACCTTCCAATCGAGTTTAGGCCAGAGAGCGAGGCATTCATGGGTGTATCAGCCATGGACCACCTCCTCGATGACAGCAACAACCTGCTCTGTCGCATTGGGCTTAGACCAGTCCTTGGCCGAAGATGACATTTCAGTGAGGCGCTGAGATTGTTTAAGCGTCTCGGCAATAAACGCCTCTAACGCCCCAGATTCGAGATCCTTTTGTTCGACAATAACTGCACCACCGGCATCTCGAAGTGCTTCTGCATTTTTCAATTGATGGTTGTCAATCGCACTGGGTAACGGTACGAGCACTGAAGGTGTTCCTGTTACGGCGAGCTCACAAACCGTCAGGGCACCTGCTCGACAAATCGCGACATCTGCCCATTGGTATAACTCGGCCATATCGTCGACAAATGGGGTGATCTCGAGATCCGCTAAAGACGCAGCCGACCAAGCAGACGCTGTGGCATCATAGTGATCGCGACCGCATTGATGTCGGACAGTAATGCACTCGAGCGCATTGCCAGAAAGCTTTGATAGCGACGTTGGAACACCTCTATTGAGTGCCAGAGCGCCCTGGCTACCACCTAAAATCGCTAACTTGAGCGGTTGCGCCTCACTAAATCCAGCTTGGGGATAAGCCTTGCTTGGGACATTCGCGAGTGTTGAGCGCACAGGGTTACCCGTGGCAAGCACTGGGAGACTTGAGGCAAAGACGCCATCAAAGCCCGCAAGAACACGCTTTGCTACTCGTGATAACAAACGATTGGTGGTGCCCGCTACCGCGTTCTGTTCGTGGATAACCACTGGAATCCGTAAGAGCCAAGCAACAATACCAGCAGGGCCTGCAGCGTACCCACCAAAGCCAACCACTACCGAAGGGCGATTCGTAATCAACAACCACAGCGCCTGTAGGCAAGACGCCAGCAGCGACACGATGCCCTTAATTTTGGATCCTATGCCCTTACCACGAAGACCGAGTGTTTTAAGCGTGTGCAGTTGAATTCCATTATCCGGCACCACGCGAGACTCAAGCCCTCGTGATGTCCCAACCCACGAGACCTCCCAGTCGCGCTCTCGCAGAGCGGTTGCGATGGCCAAACCTGGGAAAACGTGGCCGCCCGTACCACCCGCCATAATCATTGCGCTACGCGATGCTTTCATTGAGATCGCCTCCGCGCTTGAGCCTTCTTGGGTTGTTGCGAGCGACTTCGCTCGAGTCGCAACAGCACACCGACGGTAATACAACTCATCAAAAGACTAGAGCCGCCGTAACTAATGAAAGGCAGAGTCAATCCTTTGGTAGGCAGTAAACCTGAGCTTACGCCCATATTCACAAAAGCCTGTCCGGCAAAAATGAGCGCAAACCCGAAGCAGCAATACGCCTCGAATTCACGCTTTTCGGTGGCAAATCGATAACCTAGATAAACAATACGACCCACGAATGCAGCGAACAGCAAAATGACCGCAACGGCGCCTACCAATCCCGTCTCTTCGGCCCAGATCGAAAATACGAAATCGGTGTGGGCCTCTGGCAGGTAGAAGAGCTTCTGCACGCTATTACCCAAGCCCACGCCGAACCACTCGCCACGTCCGTAGGCAATGAGCGACTGAATAAGCTGGAACCCACTGCCAA encodes the following:
- a CDS encoding UDP-N-acetylglucosamine--N-acetylmuramyl-(pentapeptide) pyrophosphoryl-undecaprenol N-acetylglucosamine transferase (PFAM: Glycosyltransferase family 28 N-terminal domain; Glycosyltransferase family 28 C-terminal domain~TIGRFAM: undecaprenyldiphospho-muramoylpentapeptide beta-N-acetylglucosaminyltransferase) produces the protein MKASRSAMIMAGGTGGHVFPGLAIATALRERDWEVSWVGTSRGLESRVVPDNGIQLHTLKTLGLRGKGIGSKIKGIVSLLASCLQALWLLITNRPSVVVGFGGYAAGPAGIVAWLLRIPVVIHEQNAVAGTTNRLLSRVAKRVLAGFDGVFASSLPVLATGNPVRSTLANVPSKAYPQAGFSEAQPLKLAILGGSQGALALNRGVPTSLSKLSGNALECITVRHQCGRDHYDATASAWSAASLADLEITPFVDDMAELYQWADVAICRAGALTVCELAVTGTPSVLVPLPSAIDNHQLKNAEALRDAGGAVIVEQKDLESGALEAFIAETLKQSQRLTEMSSSAKDWSKPNATEQVVAVIEEVVHG
- a CDS encoding cell division septal protein (PFAM: Cell division protein FtsQ; POTRA domain, FtsQ-type), with the translated sequence MARNVSRTASPRTLSRWERFVQSVKRITLAVSLVVVAALVGLLTQRATDMPVQQIAITGEMRHVPRDTVEAVLTPRVADGFLLTDLKAIADELETLPWVFDANVRREWPGTIRVHVTEQTPIARWGVMSYINQYGDVFDGETFERYDDLPLLWSEHSEPPVLIEQFKLFQMLLTPHGLSVAALNEDRLKQISAQLTDGTEVQFGDKDFAKRVRRFVALLESERESVNHSIARIDFRYESGAAVLRKKQKFAVTAVSQQQGGQ
- a CDS encoding D-alanine--D-alanine ligase (PFAM: D-ala D-ala ligase N-terminus; D-ala D-ala ligase C-terminus~TIGRFAM: D-alanine--D-alanine ligase) encodes the protein MSQVFSGKSITVLMGGNSAERAISLKSGGAVADALADAGAVVTRLDTAATGWHHNLPLETFVFNLLHGVGGEDGSVQGLLDSLGVAYSGSGVLGSALCMDKAKTKLVWRSLGLPTPGFELIDRNSDLSAVIERLDSVFVKPVSEGSSVGMSIANDADELEQALELAAKSQVAVMAEALIAGEEFTVAIVNGKALPPIKITPATTFYDFDAKYVSGETLFECPAPITTAESAELQALALSAFDASGAEVWGRVDVMRGEDGWQLLEVNTIPGMTEHSLVPKAAAAAGISFVDLLAEIYQASLSRCSSKAGAQSDSDIAERTESVEGQYGA
- a CDS encoding cell division protein FtsA (PFAM: Cell division protein FtsA~TIGRFAM: cell division protein FtsA); translated protein: MAATEEKRMIVGLDIGTSKVVAVVGEIDTDGTIDIVGIGSHPSKGLKKGVVVNIESTVNAIQRAVEEAELMAGCQIHSVYVGIAGSHIRSMNSHGIVAIKDREVERADIERVIDAAQAVAIPADQKILHVLPQEFVIDNQGGIKEPLGMSGVRLEAKVHLVTCAETAAQNIEKCVQRCGLEVDGIVLEQLASSYSVITDDERDLGVCMVDIGGGTSDIAVFTEGSIRHTGVIPVAGDQVTSDIAMALRTPTQHAEEIKIRYACALAQLTGPEETIKVPSVGDRPPRDLSRQSLAEVVEPRYDELFTLIQGEIRRSGFEELIPAGVVLTGGTSKMEGVVELAEEIFHMPVRVGAPQYTRGMHDIIRNPIYATAVGLLLSGAKELHEGAQLSADRQKASSLLGGLRNWFGRNF
- a CDS encoding UDP-N-acetylmuramate--L-alanine ligase (PFAM: Mur ligase family, glutamate ligase domain; Mur ligase family, catalytic domain; Mur ligase middle domain~TIGRFAM: UDP-N-acetylmuramate--alanine ligase); this encodes MADTPMNASLSGLNSIGRSLREPMMRRIQRIHFVGIGGSGMSGIAEVLAGLNYTISGSDISDGPVISRLQSLGVEVAIGHRASNVKDADVLVVSSAINEKNPEIIAARESRIPIVPRAEMLAELMRYRFSIAVAGTHGKTTTTSLIASLMAEAEMDPTFVIGGVLNNTGSNAQLGASDYLVVEADESDASFLHLLPMMTVITNVEPDHMEHYQGDERAYYQAFTEFLQNLPFYGVALVCLDDPGVRELLPSVTRQVVTYGFADDADFRLEGLSYSGLESSFTLHRKSAGDSLSLSLPMPGVHNALNASAAVAVCSELGVSVEAITRGLASFEGVGRRFSVLGNVTWDNGSALLVDDYGHHPTELRATINAAREAYPGKRLVMVFQPHRFSRTRDCYDEFVDVLSTVDALVLLDVYAAGEDEIVGADSRSLARSIRQAGFVDPVLLSDNGQLAARLSKFLVNDDVLIMQGAGNIGRLSKMLSETSSLEALV